TAATCAATGGACATCCAGCAATGACCGGAAGAGGACCTGTCGGAGGAAATGTGTTTGAATCGGACCTGGTAATCGCATCGATGGATTTTGTTTCGGCAGATTCAATAGGGGCAAAACTTCTGAATATAAACCACGTAGACCACATAATCGAGGCTGAAAAAATCGGCCTTGGCAAAGCAGATCTGGAATCAATTGAGATTGTAGGGGTTCCTCTGAGAGAGGCCATAGCAGAGTTTTCCAGGAAAATGTATTCCTGAATTCCAATACAGCCGTATCCTGTTTATCAAGCTGTTTTTTAGCTGTACTATTGTGCTGGTTTTCTCCTTCCCATCTATTCATGTCCGAAAAAAAAAGCATCCGCTTAAGTTTTTTTATGGTCTGGTGTGCACTCCTGATAAATCAGGGCCTGGTAGAGTGGCTGATTCAATTTTTTTTACTGGAAATTATTGCAAAAACCCTCATTCCATTTGATGTCAGAGTTTATTTTCAGGGGGGCTTTTTCAGGAAAAACGGGTTACAGGCATGGATGAATTAGCTGAATTTATTGAGGAAAGAGATTTAAAGGGGCTTCGCCAGTGGCTTATTGACACAGGCACACTGGAGATTGCTGAAGCGCTCACCCGTGTTGATCCTGAATACCGTGCTCTATCCTTTCGACTCCTTCCCAAAGACCGCTCCCTTGATGTCTTCGAAATGCTTGATACTTCGTATCAACAGGAGATCTTAAAGGCACTCCGTGAGAGCAATGTCCGTGATATCCTGGAGAACATGGAACCGGATGACAGGGCGAAGCTGCTCGATGAGATGCCGCCACGATTGGCAAAACAGCTCCTTGAGGGACTCTCTTTCAAAGAACGCCGTCTGACCTCAATTCTCCTTGGATATGCAGAGAATTCTGCAGGAAGGATCATGAGTCCGGAGTTTGTCGAACTGTGGAAAGATATGACTGTTGAGGATGCGATTGCCAAAGTGAGGAGGTCCGGAAGGGGTGTTGAAGCTATCTATTCTCTTCCTGTCACAACCGGAAAAGGGGAGCTGATCGGAACGATCGATCTTGGTGACCTTGTCATGGCTGATCCATCCCAGAAGGTTGGTGAAGTTGTCACAGAGGAAAATTATTTTGCCAAAGCTGACCAGGATCAGGAGGAAGCATCAAGACTGCTCCTCGAAACAGGACTTGCTGCATTGCCTGTTCTTGATAGTGAAAACCAACTTGTGGGTGTATTGACATTCGATGATGCTATGGAAGTCCTTCAGGAAAGCGATACCGAGGATATCTTCCGTATCGGTGCTTCCGAACCACTTGGCACACCTTACTTTTCGGCATCACTTTATAAGCTTACCCGCAACCGCGCAGTATGGCTTCTTGTTCTTGCTTTTGCAGCTACTCTTACTGTCAATGTCCTCAACATTTTCCAGGTAACTCTTCAAAATGCGATAAAGCTCTCTCTTTTTATTCCTCTTTTGATAGGAATAGGGGGAAATATCGGGTCCCAGTCTGCAACTATCATTATAAGGGCAATGGCTTTGGGTGAAGTTTATTTCTCTGATCTGTTGCGTGTACTTGCAAGAGAGGTAAGGGTTGGTTTTCTGCTGGGATTAATTATGGGAGCCATCTCTTTTCCGGTTGTAGGGCCATTTTTCGGATGGGATATTGCAGCTGTGCTGGCTGCTTCATTGTTGTCAATAGCATCACTGGCTGCTTTTGCAGGCTCGATTCTTCCCATGTTTGCTAAACGCATCGGAATTGATCCGGCAGTGATGAGTGCCCCTGTTGTATCTACACTTGTCGATGCCTCAGGTTTGGTCATTTATTTCCTGATAGCGAGAATGATTCTGGGGATTGGATAAACAGGTTCTGACAGGAATAGAAAAGGACACTCTTAACCAGAGTGCCCTCTTCCGGAAAGTACTTATTTTTTCCTGAAATGACGGCTTAACATGTACAAGCCAGAGACTCCTGTGATCATTAAGAGCACAACTGAGGGCTCCGGGACAGAACGTCTGGGCGGTTTTGGTGGCTTTGGTGGCTTTGGTGGCTTTGGTGGCTTATTGGGCCCAGGACCTTTCG
The DNA window shown above is from Fibrobacter sp. and carries:
- the mgtE gene encoding magnesium transporter, which produces MDELAEFIEERDLKGLRQWLIDTGTLEIAEALTRVDPEYRALSFRLLPKDRSLDVFEMLDTSYQQEILKALRESNVRDILENMEPDDRAKLLDEMPPRLAKQLLEGLSFKERRLTSILLGYAENSAGRIMSPEFVELWKDMTVEDAIAKVRRSGRGVEAIYSLPVTTGKGELIGTIDLGDLVMADPSQKVGEVVTEENYFAKADQDQEEASRLLLETGLAALPVLDSENQLVGVLTFDDAMEVLQESDTEDIFRIGASEPLGTPYFSASLYKLTRNRAVWLLVLAFAATLTVNVLNIFQVTLQNAIKLSLFIPLLIGIGGNIGSQSATIIIRAMALGEVYFSDLLRVLAREVRVGFLLGLIMGAISFPVVGPFFGWDIAAVLAASLLSIASLAAFAGSILPMFAKRIGIDPAVMSAPVVSTLVDASGLVIYFLIARMILGIG